The proteins below are encoded in one region of Bacillota bacterium:
- a CDS encoding ABC transporter permease, giving the protein MNINRIILIVVAFQYLFYRIFLYFKQNRKNVSSENKNLINILGSVIAILIGFIFGLILMLIVNPSQALEGFSIIIIGGFNEGFESIGNMIYFSVPIILTGLSVAFAFRTGLFNIGATGQLTMGAFTAVYIGVKWSALGEISPILHWGVAILFALIAGAVWGAIPGFLKAYRNVNEVVSAIMLNYVAMYLNTYLIKKYIYNQSYARAMDIKATAATPDLNLQYLFPNTSINAGIIVAIVVVIILYIILNKTTFGYELKAVGFNREASRYAGMNAKRNIVLSMMISGAVAGLAGAMIFLVIGKNLKPENVLLSEGFTGIAISLLGLSSPFGVLIAGLFFGSLQQGGYYLQLLNFKPEIIDIIIAVIIYVSALGLIIQKLVLFFMKRKETKVKQANDSLEGGDK; this is encoded by the coding sequence ATGAATATTAATAGAATTATTCTAATTGTGGTTGCTTTTCAATATCTATTCTATCGAATTTTTCTTTACTTTAAACAAAACAGAAAAAATGTTTCTAGTGAAAATAAAAATTTAATCAATATTTTAGGTAGCGTCATAGCAATTTTAATTGGTTTTATTTTCGGATTAATTTTAATGCTTATTGTCAATCCTTCTCAAGCACTTGAAGGATTTTCCATCATCATTATTGGGGGATTTAACGAAGGCTTTGAAAGCATTGGGAATATGATTTATTTTTCAGTTCCAATAATTTTGACAGGTTTAAGTGTTGCGTTTGCGTTTAGAACAGGATTGTTTAACATTGGTGCAACTGGTCAACTTACCATGGGAGCATTTACAGCGGTATATATTGGCGTTAAATGGTCTGCACTTGGAGAAATTAGCCCTATATTACACTGGGGAGTAGCTATTCTTTTTGCTTTGATAGCAGGAGCAGTTTGGGGTGCCATTCCAGGATTTTTAAAGGCATATCGAAACGTGAATGAAGTGGTATCTGCAATCATGCTAAATTACGTAGCAATGTACTTAAACACTTATTTAATAAAAAAATATATTTATAATCAATCTTATGCAAGAGCAATGGATATCAAAGCCACTGCAGCTACTCCAGATTTAAATTTGCAATATCTTTTTCCAAATACAAGTATAAATGCCGGAATTATCGTCGCTATAGTGGTTGTGATTATTTTGTATATTATACTAAATAAAACAACATTTGGATATGAATTAAAAGCGGTTGGGTTTAATCGTGAAGCAAGTAGATATGCTGGAATGAACGCCAAACGGAATATTGTTTTATCCATGATGATAAGTGGCGCAGTTGCAGGGCTTGCAGGTGCGATGATTTTCCTTGTTATTGGGAAAAATTTAAAACCGGAAAATGTTTTATTATCTGAAGGATTTACTGGAATTGCGATTAGTTTGTTAGGATTAAGTAGTCCTTTTGGAGTATTGATAGCAGGGTTATTTTTTGGATCGCTACAGCAAGGCGGATATTATTTACAGTTACTTAATTTTAAACCTGAAATTATTGATATTATTATAGCTGTCATTATTTATGTAAGTGCACTTGGACTTATTATTCAAAAATTGGTTTTATTCTTCATGAAACGAAAGGAAACTAAGGTAAAACAAGCTAATGATTCTCTCGAAGGGGGGGATAAATAA
- a CDS encoding elongation factor G, which produces MIEYSTEFLKNVIILGHLGSGKTSLIESLACASGCTEKKGEVEKKNTISDFTQEEQARQSSLSSSIVPIEFKNFKFNFLDAPGADEMIGDVTYALKAASGAVLVLDATKGIEVGAEKMWLEIRKHQLPAIIFVNKMDKDNVKFDEVLENIKSRLGKQAVPFCLPIGKKDEFSGFADIVELKARIYDGNSCVDGEIYEDKMERVQKLRQDLVEAVAGSDESLLEKYFNGEELTMAEIKKGLHLSVLSGEAVPIMVGSATKDVGPLTLLHMISEYFPSISELQPSKGTKVDSDDVVERKFIDSAPFSSYVFKTMIDPFVGTINIMQVRSGTIRKDQEVYVSSTGETAKVGQLFLLMGKTQISVDVVHPGDICAVAKMDGVVTGATLSDKKAIIIYPKTETPSPTMYLAVHPKNKADEDKLSNALSKLQLEDSTFEIKRNKETSQLLIGGQGIIHLGYIIDKMKNMFKVDLEAQDQQIVYRETIKAIATAEGRYVKQSGGSGYYGVVVMRFEPTDKEYEFSEEVFGGAVPRNYFPAVDKGLQETLEHGILAGFPVIGVHGILTDGKYHNVDSNELSFKMAAGIAFKEACKTAKPSILEPIHKIVVTVKDEYMGDVLGDVNKRRGRVLGMEPADDGYQKIVAEVPEAEITKYTIDLKAMTQGSGTFTREFVRYEEVPGNLVPKIIEDHKKQN; this is translated from the coding sequence ATGATAGAATATTCTACAGAATTTTTGAAAAACGTGATTATTTTAGGACACTTAGGAAGCGGTAAAACATCTTTGATAGAGTCTTTGGCGTGTGCATCTGGATGTACAGAAAAAAAAGGCGAAGTCGAAAAGAAGAATACTATTTCCGACTTTACTCAAGAAGAGCAAGCAAGACAATCTTCTTTATCATCAAGTATTGTACCAATTGAATTTAAGAATTTTAAATTTAACTTTTTAGATGCTCCTGGAGCTGATGAAATGATTGGTGACGTCACTTACGCTCTTAAAGCGGCAAGCGGGGCAGTGTTGGTTTTAGATGCTACAAAGGGCATTGAAGTCGGCGCAGAAAAAATGTGGTTAGAAATTAGGAAACATCAATTACCCGCCATTATTTTTGTCAATAAGATGGATAAAGACAATGTTAAATTTGATGAGGTATTAGAAAACATTAAATCTAGATTGGGAAAACAAGCAGTACCTTTCTGCTTACCAATTGGGAAAAAAGATGAATTTAGTGGTTTTGCCGATATCGTTGAGTTAAAAGCTAGAATTTATGATGGAAACTCATGTGTCGATGGAGAAATTTATGAAGATAAAATGGAACGAGTTCAAAAACTCCGCCAAGATTTAGTTGAAGCTGTTGCCGGTTCTGATGAATCATTATTAGAAAAATACTTTAATGGTGAAGAATTGACGATGGCAGAAATCAAAAAAGGGCTTCATTTAAGTGTTCTTTCTGGAGAGGCTGTTCCAATTATGGTTGGATCTGCAACAAAAGACGTTGGGCCACTTACTTTACTTCATATGATATCGGAGTATTTTCCAAGTATTTCTGAATTACAACCAAGTAAAGGAACAAAAGTAGACAGCGACGATGTTGTTGAAAGAAAATTTATCGATTCAGCACCTTTTTCGTCTTATGTCTTTAAAACTATGATTGATCCTTTTGTTGGAACAATTAATATTATGCAAGTTCGATCCGGAACAATACGAAAAGATCAAGAAGTTTATGTTTCGAGCACGGGAGAGACTGCAAAAGTTGGACAATTATTCTTGCTCATGGGAAAAACACAAATTTCTGTTGATGTTGTTCATCCAGGAGATATTTGTGCAGTAGCAAAAATGGATGGAGTAGTAACTGGTGCAACCTTATCAGATAAAAAAGCTATTATTATATATCCTAAAACCGAAACCCCTTCTCCTACTATGTATTTAGCGGTTCATCCTAAAAATAAAGCGGATGAGGATAAACTTTCAAACGCCCTTTCAAAATTGCAATTAGAAGATAGTACATTTGAAATTAAAAGAAACAAAGAAACAAGTCAATTATTAATCGGCGGACAAGGAATTATTCATTTAGGATATATCATAGATAAAATGAAAAATATGTTCAAAGTAGACTTAGAAGCTCAAGATCAACAAATTGTATATCGTGAGACGATTAAAGCTATAGCTACCGCAGAAGGTAGATATGTTAAACAATCAGGCGGTTCTGGTTATTATGGAGTTGTTGTAATGCGCTTTGAACCAACAGATAAAGAATATGAGTTCTCAGAAGAAGTATTCGGAGGAGCGGTTCCTAGAAACTATTTTCCAGCAGTGGATAAAGGACTTCAAGAAACGTTAGAACACGGTATTTTAGCAGGTTTTCCAGTAATTGGAGTTCATGGAATCTTAACCGATGGAAAATATCATAACGTTGATTCTAATGAACTTTCCTTTAAAATGGCTGCAGGGATTGCATTTAAAGAAGCTTGTAAAACAGCGAAACCTTCAATATTAGAACCGATTCATAAAATAGTCGTTACAGTTAAAGATGAATACATGGGCGATGTTTTGGGCGATGTGAATAAAAGAAGAGGTAGAGTACTTGGAATGGAACCAGCAGATGATGGTTATCAAAAAATCGTTGCAGAAGTTCCAGAAGCAGAAATTACTAAATATACGATTGATTTAAAAGCGATGACTCAAGGATCTGGTACATTTACAAGAGAATTTGTTCGATATGAAGAAGTTCCTGGGAATTTAGTTCCGAAAATCATTGAAGATCATAAAAAACAAAACTAA
- a CDS encoding ABC transporter ATP-binding protein, with protein sequence MDYIVEMINITKDFPGIRANDNVTLQLKKGEIHALLGENGAGKSTLMSILFGLYRPEEGIIKVRGEEVKIQNPNDANNYGIGMVHQHFKLVHNFTVTQNIILGFEDTKFGFLKYDKAESKITKLSEQYNLKVDINALISNISVGMQQRVEILKMLYRDADILIFDEPTAVLTPQEIEELMGIMKGLAKEGKSIILITHKLNEIKIVADRCTVLRKGKYIGTVDVNKTSVEKMAEMMVGRKVQFTVTKELAKPQEIVLEVTNLNVYNHILNKHSVKDVSFNVRKGEILCIAGIEGNGQSQLVEGLTGLSNLNDGSIILNGIDITHCSVRERNNAGISHIPEDRHKHGLVLDYSLEENLILETYFTDRFQKKHFLNFSEIRLNAIDLIKQFDIRSGRGPITSVRSMSGGNQQKAIVAREISRDNDLLIAVQPTRGLDVGAIEYIHKQLISLRDEGKAILLISLELDEVMNVSDRIMVMYEGQIVGEFDPNVVTENELGLYMAGSKRGKTL encoded by the coding sequence ATGGATTACATTGTTGAAATGATAAATATCACTAAAGATTTTCCTGGAATTCGAGCTAATGATAATGTGACGCTTCAACTTAAAAAAGGTGAAATTCACGCTTTGCTTGGGGAAAACGGTGCAGGGAAGTCCACTTTAATGAGTATCTTATTTGGCCTTTATCGTCCGGAAGAAGGAATCATCAAAGTAAGAGGTGAAGAAGTAAAAATCCAAAATCCAAATGATGCAAATAATTATGGAATCGGTATGGTCCATCAACATTTTAAATTAGTCCATAATTTTACTGTAACTCAAAACATTATTTTAGGATTTGAAGATACAAAATTTGGCTTTTTAAAATATGATAAGGCTGAAAGCAAAATTACTAAATTAAGCGAACAGTATAACCTGAAAGTAGATATTAATGCACTCATTTCTAACATTAGTGTTGGGATGCAACAACGAGTTGAAATTCTAAAAATGCTTTATAGAGATGCTGACATTTTAATTTTTGATGAGCCGACCGCAGTTTTAACTCCACAAGAGATTGAAGAACTCATGGGAATCATGAAAGGTCTTGCTAAAGAAGGGAAATCAATCATTTTAATTACACATAAATTAAATGAGATAAAAATTGTTGCCGATCGTTGTACTGTATTAAGAAAAGGAAAATACATTGGAACGGTTGACGTTAATAAGACTTCTGTTGAGAAAATGGCAGAAATGATGGTTGGAAGGAAAGTGCAATTTACCGTAACCAAAGAATTGGCAAAACCACAAGAAATTGTTTTAGAAGTTACAAATTTAAATGTATATAATCACATCTTAAACAAGCACTCTGTTAAAGATGTAAGTTTTAATGTTCGAAAAGGTGAAATTTTATGCATCGCAGGGATTGAAGGCAATGGGCAATCTCAATTAGTAGAAGGATTAACAGGATTATCAAATTTAAATGATGGGTCTATTATTTTGAATGGAATTGATATTACTCATTGTTCCGTTCGTGAGCGAAACAATGCAGGAATTTCACACATTCCAGAAGATAGACACAAACATGGGTTGGTATTAGATTATAGTTTAGAAGAAAATTTAATTTTAGAAACATATTTTACAGATCGATTTCAAAAAAAACATTTTCTTAATTTTTCTGAAATCAGACTTAACGCTATAGATTTAATAAAACAATTCGATATTCGAAGTGGAAGAGGGCCTATTACTTCAGTGAGAAGTATGAGCGGTGGAAATCAACAAAAAGCTATTGTTGCCCGAGAAATTTCACGAGACAATGATTTGTTAATCGCTGTTCAACCGACCAGAGGTCTGGATGTTGGCGCAATTGAGTACATTCACAAACAATTAATTTCTTTAAGAGACGAAGGAAAAGCTATTTTATTAATATCTTTAGAACTAGATGAAGTAATGAATGTATCAGACCGTATTATGGTCATGTATGAAGGTCAAATTGTTGGAGAATTTGATCCAAACGTTGTAACAGAAAACGAATTAGGATTATATATGGCGGGTTCTAAGAGGGGGAAAACATTATGA
- a CDS encoding U32 family peptidase, whose amino-acid sequence MKEIELLAPVGNMDSLIGAINAGADAVYLAGKQFGARRYAENFSEDEIDFIINYAHIRQVKVYVTINTLIYDDEISSLFSFTDFLVDHFVDALIIQDIGIMNEMIQRYPDTDIHASTQVNTFSFDQAKFLKDLGVKRIILARETSIATIKEIKNNLDIELEVFIHGALCVSYSGNCLFSSMNGGRSGNRGECAQPCRQKYQLVKNNENIGDQEYLLSNKDLMTIEYISEIINSGVTSLKIEGRMRKSDYVITTVLAYRAAINSHFDSKSSFNIESNIKDLNLVFNRMNTKGYILNENPNNINNSFRPNHIGVEVGVVQSYDRGKTTILLSDRLQVGDGIRILGKYDTGDRVSKIMKNGVSESVAYRSDIIIIDLAKEVEKDSIVVKTMDLDLVNSTKKYLNPNYKLLSLKGKLKALIGSPLSVTIEFQNDKPVIFNAEYIVQKALNNSTEKVNIERQMNKLGETPFYFETLSFELDENIFIPTHILSDLRREVIKSTIEKLIYRNSRIKKTRLLSKNSNLNLDSFQLSVKVETMDQFLIAISKGIKTIYYSEKIKYNFLEVKSTKFVKILDRISPNLEIISDSENLLIQNLGQLKIVKKNMIDSNFFINVTNFYTLKLLHDLQIHSVTLSPELQKHQIEELIDAYTKQFYELPNVTVVGYGKIDLMISKHCPISSVEVQNSKTCSLCDGNNYGLKDHFGNIYPIVKERNCHVRILHSHALNLIEYVNFFKLVGVSNLRLDFTTESKKETSEIIDAFLNSINDEDFKMPNLLYTYGRFVK is encoded by the coding sequence ATGAAAGAAATAGAATTATTAGCTCCTGTTGGAAACATGGACTCTTTGATAGGAGCCATCAATGCTGGGGCAGATGCCGTTTATCTTGCGGGAAAACAATTTGGAGCAAGAAGATATGCTGAAAATTTTAGTGAAGATGAAATTGACTTCATTATCAATTATGCTCACATAAGACAAGTGAAGGTGTATGTCACGATAAATACTTTGATTTATGATGATGAAATTTCATCTCTTTTTTCTTTTACAGATTTTTTAGTTGATCATTTTGTTGATGCGCTTATTATACAAGATATCGGAATTATGAATGAAATGATACAAAGGTATCCTGACACAGACATACATGCATCAACTCAAGTAAACACGTTCAGTTTTGATCAAGCCAAATTTTTGAAAGATTTAGGAGTAAAAAGAATCATCCTTGCTAGAGAAACTTCTATAGCCACCATAAAAGAAATTAAAAATAACCTTGATATCGAGCTAGAAGTTTTTATTCATGGGGCACTATGTGTTTCTTATTCTGGAAATTGTTTGTTTAGTTCAATGAATGGAGGTAGATCTGGAAACCGAGGAGAATGTGCTCAACCTTGTCGACAAAAATATCAATTAGTTAAAAATAATGAAAATATAGGTGATCAAGAATACCTGTTGTCAAATAAAGATTTAATGACGATAGAGTATATTTCTGAGATTATCAATTCCGGTGTCACGTCTTTAAAAATAGAAGGAAGAATGAGAAAATCTGACTACGTTATAACGACTGTTTTAGCATATAGAGCCGCTATAAATAGCCATTTTGATTCAAAATCATCTTTCAATATTGAGTCCAATATTAAGGACTTGAATCTTGTTTTTAATAGGATGAATACAAAGGGATATATTTTGAATGAAAACCCCAATAACATTAATAACTCTTTTCGACCTAACCATATAGGTGTCGAAGTTGGTGTTGTTCAATCCTATGATAGAGGTAAAACTACAATTTTACTCTCAGATAGACTACAAGTTGGTGACGGTATTAGAATACTTGGCAAATATGATACGGGAGATCGGGTTTCAAAAATAATGAAAAATGGTGTTTCTGAAAGTGTTGCTTATCGGTCAGATATTATAATTATTGATTTAGCAAAAGAAGTGGAAAAGGACTCAATTGTCGTTAAAACAATGGATTTAGATTTGGTAAATAGCACAAAAAAATATCTTAATCCAAACTATAAATTGCTTTCTTTAAAAGGAAAATTAAAAGCATTAATTGGGTCACCATTAAGTGTGACCATTGAATTTCAAAATGACAAACCTGTTATATTTAATGCTGAATATATTGTGCAAAAGGCTCTAAATAATTCAACTGAGAAAGTAAATATTGAAAGACAAATGAATAAACTTGGAGAAACTCCTTTCTATTTTGAAACACTATCATTTGAACTTGATGAAAATATATTTATTCCGACGCATATTTTAAGTGATTTAAGACGAGAAGTAATTAAATCAACTATTGAAAAATTAATCTATCGAAATTCGCGCATTAAAAAAACCCGACTTCTTTCAAAAAATTCAAATCTAAATTTAGATTCATTTCAACTATCTGTTAAAGTTGAAACCATGGATCAGTTTTTAATTGCTATTTCTAAAGGAATTAAAACAATATACTATTCTGAAAAAATCAAATATAATTTTTTGGAGGTTAAATCAACTAAATTTGTCAAAATTTTAGATAGGATTTCGCCTAATTTAGAGATTATATCAGATTCTGAAAATTTACTAATTCAAAACTTAGGGCAGTTGAAAATTGTCAAAAAAAACATGATTGATTCTAATTTTTTTATAAATGTTACAAATTTTTATACTTTAAAACTACTTCATGATTTGCAAATTCATTCAGTAACGTTATCTCCAGAACTTCAAAAGCATCAAATCGAAGAATTAATAGACGCATACACGAAGCAATTTTATGAGCTCCCAAATGTAACAGTTGTAGGATATGGGAAAATCGATTTAATGATTTCAAAACACTGTCCAATTTCTTCCGTTGAAGTTCAAAATTCAAAAACTTGCTCTTTATGCGATGGAAATAATTACGGTTTAAAAGATCATTTTGGGAATATTTACCCAATTGTTAAAGAAAGAAACTGTCATGTTCGGATTTTGCATTCTCATGCTTTAAATTTAATTGAGTATGTAAATTTTTTTAAATTAGTGGGTGTTTCAAATCTGAGATTGGATTTTACAACTGAATCAAAAAAAGAAACGTCTGAAATTATTGACGCGTTTTTAAATTCTATTAATGATGAAGATTTTAAAATGCCAAATTTACTATATACTTACGGTAGATTTGTAAAGTAA
- a CDS encoding DegV family protein: MEKIGLLIDSTTLTREEIANYPFVKVAPLGVTIDGIDYIEPDLSTEDMKKYLHTAKKMTTSQPSPGKFLKLYQEYFNEGYTHVLVVTLSEKLSGTYQSAMIAKTMVDFDLEISVHSAKIASFGVALGVNLLSQMIEEGTTFLKLTARYQALFNNTVLMFTLADLMHLFRGGRLSKVQALLGTVLRIKPIVEMIEGKLQLTKKERTNIACYDYFMTFIKDFYEKYDHVYVDIIHMNRIEWAEKMKNEINEKYPKIQLHLTDYVSPVFFVHLGDQGFGIAIVAE; this comes from the coding sequence ATGGAAAAAATTGGATTATTGATTGATAGCACTACATTAACAAGAGAAGAAATTGCTAATTATCCTTTTGTAAAAGTTGCACCACTTGGTGTAACCATCGATGGAATTGATTACATTGAGCCCGATTTATCAACAGAAGATATGAAAAAATATTTACATACAGCAAAAAAAATGACGACAAGTCAACCTTCCCCAGGAAAATTCTTAAAATTATATCAAGAATATTTTAATGAAGGATACACTCATGTATTGGTTGTAACTTTATCTGAAAAACTTAGTGGTACATACCAATCAGCAATGATTGCTAAAACGATGGTTGATTTTGATTTGGAAATCAGCGTTCATTCAGCAAAAATAGCTTCTTTTGGGGTGGCGCTTGGTGTTAATTTACTTTCACAAATGATTGAAGAGGGAACAACCTTTTTAAAATTAACAGCGAGGTATCAAGCGTTATTTAATAATACGGTATTGATGTTTACACTTGCAGATTTAATGCATTTATTTAGAGGCGGAAGATTAAGCAAAGTTCAGGCATTGCTTGGTACGGTTCTAAGAATTAAGCCAATTGTTGAAATGATTGAAGGCAAACTTCAATTAACAAAAAAAGAACGAACAAATATTGCATGTTATGATTACTTCATGACATTTATTAAAGATTTTTACGAAAAATATGACCATGTGTACGTTGACATTATTCATATGAATCGTATTGAATGGGCAGAAAAAATGAAAAATGAAATTAATGAAAAATATCCAAAAATACAATTGCATCTTACTGATTATGTAAGTCCCGTCTTTTTTGTTCACTTAGGGGATCAGGGTTTTGGAATAGCAATTGTAGCAGAATAA
- a CDS encoding BMP family ABC transporter substrate-binding protein: MKKLLVLVFALIFAVSFSINKTEVNALDETFEIAMITDSGTIDDESFNQGTYEGIIEFCTTNSLTYKYYKPLEVSDDAYLDAIELAIAGGAQVVVTPGYLFESSIYAAQTLYPDVKFILIDGEPHTADYATYETTSNTLSILFNEHESAFLAGYAAVYEGYTKLGFTGGMAVPAVVKFGIGFVAGAYYAADELDVTIELGNDTYHYFGDFAASDEHKNLASSWYVSGTEIIFAAAGGAGSSVMAAAADNDAMMIGVDIDQSGQSDTVLTSAMKMLANAVQQGLQAYLDDEFVGGVTEVKGAENDGVGLPMDTSRFTTFTQAQYDAIYAKLVDGTVVVPANYTDLVTFLGDATDYPSENTILGIVEPSNAWIYIVIGIAVVGIAGAVFFFTKKK; the protein is encoded by the coding sequence ATGAAAAAATTATTAGTATTAGTTTTTGCGTTGATATTTGCGGTTTCATTTTCAATAAATAAAACCGAAGTTAATGCACTGGACGAAACATTTGAAATTGCAATGATTACAGACTCTGGAACTATCGATGATGAATCATTTAACCAAGGAACTTATGAAGGAATTATTGAATTTTGTACTACAAACAGTTTAACGTACAAATATTATAAACCTTTAGAAGTTTCTGACGATGCATATCTTGATGCAATTGAACTTGCCATTGCTGGTGGAGCTCAAGTCGTTGTTACTCCTGGATATTTATTCGAATCTAGTATTTATGCTGCTCAAACTCTTTATCCAGACGTAAAATTTATTTTAATTGATGGAGAACCTCATACTGCTGATTACGCAACTTATGAAACAACTTCAAACACTCTAAGTATTCTTTTCAATGAACACGAGTCAGCATTCTTAGCTGGATACGCTGCAGTTTATGAAGGATATACTAAATTAGGATTTACCGGTGGAATGGCTGTTCCTGCAGTTGTTAAATTTGGAATAGGATTCGTAGCTGGAGCTTATTACGCTGCAGATGAACTAGATGTTACTATTGAATTAGGAAATGACACATATCATTATTTTGGTGATTTTGCTGCAAGTGATGAACATAAAAACTTAGCTTCAAGTTGGTATGTAAGCGGAACTGAAATTATATTCGCTGCAGCTGGCGGAGCAGGATCAAGCGTTATGGCTGCTGCTGCAGACAATGACGCAATGATGATTGGCGTTGACATTGATCAATCTGGACAATCCGATACTGTTTTAACATCTGCTATGAAAATGTTAGCAAACGCTGTTCAACAAGGTCTTCAAGCTTATTTAGATGACGAATTTGTTGGTGGAGTTACAGAAGTTAAAGGCGCTGAAAATGATGGAGTTGGACTTCCAATGGATACTTCAAGATTTACAACCTTTACACAAGCACAATACGACGCAATTTATGCTAAATTAGTTGATGGAACTGTAGTTGTTCCTGCAAATTATACTGATTTAGTAACTTTCTTGGGAGATGCTACAGACTATCCTTCAGAAAATACTATTCTTGGTATTGTCGAACCTTCAAATGCATGGATTTATATAGTTATCGGTATTGCAGTTGTTGGAATCGCTGGAGCAGTATTCTTTTTCACAAAGAAAAAATAA
- a CDS encoding V-type ATP synthase subunit D, with amino-acid sequence MATKQVFPTKGNLMAIKKTNVLAHLGYDLMDRKRNILIREMMTLIGNVRLLRDEITDTYKKAYQALQEANITLGLGVVNDIAKEIPIDNGLNITYRSVMGVEIPKLSYESKPINIKYGIARTNTKFDYAYINFIKVRDLTILLAEIDNSVYRLANAIRKSRKRANALKNVVIPEFEENIKYISDALEEKDREEFSRKKVIKQHKENKF; translated from the coding sequence ATGGCAACTAAACAAGTATTTCCAACCAAAGGCAATCTAATGGCAATTAAGAAAACAAACGTTTTAGCGCATTTAGGATATGATTTAATGGATAGAAAACGAAACATTCTTATCCGAGAAATGATGACATTAATAGGTAATGTAAGGCTGCTTAGGGATGAGATTACAGATACTTATAAAAAAGCTTATCAAGCTCTTCAAGAAGCTAATATTACATTAGGGCTAGGAGTAGTAAACGATATTGCCAAAGAAATCCCCATTGATAATGGATTAAATATTACTTATCGAAGTGTAATGGGTGTAGAAATTCCTAAATTAAGTTATGAGTCTAAACCTATAAATATTAAATATGGAATTGCAAGAACAAACACAAAATTTGACTATGCATATATTAATTTTATTAAAGTGAGAGATTTAACCATTCTTTTAGCAGAAATTGATAATAGCGTATATCGTCTCGCGAATGCGATTCGAAAAAGCAGAAAAAGGGCTAATGCATTAAAGAATGTCGTTATCCCTGAATTCGAAGAAAATATAAAATATATTTCTGATGCTTTAGAGGAAAAAGATCGAGAAGAATTTTCTCGAAAAAAAGTTATCAAGCAACATAAAGAAAATAAATTTTAA
- a CDS encoding ABC transporter permease produces the protein MDILYYLLPLVIASAVPLALVALGALFSERSGVVNIALEGIMLMGAFVGAIAIQQLEKTSLNLQIIALLGLLIGAFVGILFSLFHAFAAVNMKANQIISATALNMFAPAFAIFMARTFLGTQKVTIQGSYKIREVPILSDIPIIGDIFFKGAYLSTYVGILIFIIAVIVLYKTKQGLRLRSCGENPQAADSLGINIYRIRYAGVMVSGALAGMGGVIFVLSFAANFNATVAGFGFLALAVLIFGNWKPSKIIYAALFFGAMRVISSSYYVISFLNNFNLTSEIYSMIPYVATLVVLAFVSKKSAAPLAAGEPYDSGKR, from the coding sequence ATTGATATTTTATATTATTTATTACCTCTTGTAATTGCCTCCGCCGTTCCGCTGGCGTTAGTAGCGCTTGGAGCGCTGTTTAGCGAAAGAAGCGGTGTTGTAAATATTGCACTTGAAGGAATTATGTTAATGGGAGCTTTTGTTGGTGCGATTGCAATTCAACAATTGGAAAAAACCTCATTAAACTTGCAAATCATAGCTTTATTAGGCTTGCTGATTGGAGCTTTTGTTGGAATCCTATTCTCGCTTTTTCATGCATTCGCAGCAGTAAACATGAAAGCAAATCAAATCATCAGTGCAACAGCGTTAAATATGTTTGCACCTGCATTTGCAATCTTCATGGCGCGTACATTTCTTGGAACACAAAAAGTCACGATTCAAGGATCTTACAAGATTAGAGAAGTTCCAATTTTGTCTGATATTCCGATTATTGGAGATATTTTCTTTAAAGGAGCCTATTTATCAACTTATGTAGGTATTTTAATCTTTATTATTGCAGTGATTGTTCTTTATAAAACAAAACAAGGTCTAAGGTTAAGAAGTTGTGGTGAAAATCCTCAAGCTGCAGATTCGTTAGGAATCAATATTTACCGAATTCGATATGCTGGAGTCATGGTATCGGGAGCTCTTGCTGGAATGGGCGGTGTAATATTCGTTCTTAGTTTTGCAGCAAACTTTAATGCGACCGTTGCTGGTTTTGGATTCCTAGCACTTGCGGTATTGATATTTGGTAACTGGAAACCAAGCAAAATTATTTATGCTGCCTTATTCTTTGGAGCGATGCGAGTAATTTCAAGTTCGTATTATGTTATCTCGTTTTTAAATAATTTTAATTTAACCTCTGAAATATACTCTATGATTCCTTATGTTGCAACACTTGTAGTACTAGCTTTTGTTTCGAAAAAAAGCGCCGCACCTCTTGCAGCGGGAGAGCCTTACGATTCCGGAAAAAGATAA